One region of Aurantimonas sp. HBX-1 genomic DNA includes:
- a CDS encoding TetR/AcrR family transcriptional regulator encodes MDAVLASAVPVFREHGYDGASIDLLKEATGLTAGSLYKAFKDKKGVFAAAFTYYVEDRQRQLAERLRGLRTGRERIAETLRFYLDSASGSEGRQGCLVLAGLIEATTLDGALHDALWKALANNRSALIAMLREGQEDGSIRSDLVVEPCADILLGLLQGLRAVGKLHDPADHDALVATALKTLD; translated from the coding sequence ATGGACGCGGTTCTGGCCAGTGCCGTGCCCGTCTTCCGCGAGCATGGATACGACGGCGCATCCATCGACCTGCTCAAGGAGGCGACCGGTCTCACGGCGGGAAGCCTCTACAAGGCGTTCAAGGACAAGAAGGGCGTCTTCGCGGCTGCCTTCACATACTATGTGGAGGACCGGCAGCGGCAGCTTGCCGAGCGGCTGCGCGGATTACGCACCGGGCGTGAGCGCATTGCAGAAACCCTGCGGTTCTATCTGGATTCCGCTTCCGGTTCGGAAGGGCGTCAAGGCTGTCTCGTTCTGGCCGGGCTGATCGAGGCCACGACCTTGGACGGCGCGCTGCATGATGCGCTCTGGAAAGCCTTGGCGAACAACCGGTCGGCGCTGATCGCCATGCTTCGCGAGGGGCAAGAAGACGGGTCGATCCGCAGCGATCTGGTGGTCGAGCCCTGCGCCGACATTCTCCTCGGCCTCCTGCAAGGGCTCAGGGCCGTCGGAAAGCTGCATGATCCGGCCGACCATGATGCCCTGGTCGCCACGGCTCTCAAGACACTCGATTGA
- a CDS encoding alpha/beta fold hydrolase: protein MTLHTRAQPPFDAASFNHGFETIDGVRLHYVTAGQEDAEPLVLLAGYPQSWFAWRKVMPLLAERFRLVALDLPGQGDSDKPSDGYDTGTVARRIHDLLGRLGMSRYGLAAHDIGAWVGLPYALMFPDEVSRLALLDAGIPGVTLPDMLPASPDKAWKTWHFAFHAVPDLPEALIAGRERVYLDWFLRRKAANPSSFGEADLDEYVRIFSQPGALRAGLAFYRSVALSAEQNRALVRDSKLAMPVLAVSADQGSIPDMAIPLRPFAADIRGETIARSGHFIPEEQPEALARLFDDFFGRE from the coding sequence ATGACCTTGCATACTCGTGCGCAGCCGCCTTTCGATGCGGCCTCCTTCAACCATGGATTCGAGACGATCGACGGGGTGCGTCTGCACTATGTCACGGCGGGTCAGGAGGACGCGGAGCCTCTGGTGCTGCTGGCTGGCTATCCCCAAAGCTGGTTCGCGTGGCGCAAGGTGATGCCCCTCCTGGCCGAACGCTTCCGGCTCGTCGCCCTGGATCTTCCCGGACAGGGCGACTCCGACAAGCCGTCGGATGGCTACGACACGGGAACGGTTGCACGGCGCATCCATGATTTGCTCGGGCGCCTCGGCATGTCCCGCTACGGCCTTGCCGCCCACGATATCGGCGCCTGGGTCGGCTTGCCCTATGCGTTGATGTTCCCGGACGAGGTCAGCCGGCTTGCCCTTCTCGATGCCGGCATCCCCGGAGTCACGCTGCCCGACATGCTGCCGGCGTCTCCCGACAAGGCATGGAAGACGTGGCATTTCGCGTTTCATGCCGTCCCCGATCTTCCCGAGGCGCTGATAGCCGGGCGCGAGCGCGTCTATCTGGACTGGTTCCTGCGCCGCAAAGCGGCCAACCCATCGAGCTTCGGTGAGGCCGACCTCGATGAATACGTCCGTATCTTCAGCCAACCGGGGGCGCTGCGAGCGGGACTTGCCTTCTATCGTTCGGTTGCTCTGTCGGCCGAGCAAAATCGCGCGCTGGTTCGTGATTCCAAACTCGCCATGCCGGTCCTGGCGGTCAGCGCAGACCAAGGCTCGATCCCCGACATGGCCATTCCATTGCGGCCTTTTGCGGCTGACATTCGCGGCGAAACCATCGCCCGGAGCGGCCACTTCATTCCCGAGGAGCAACCTGAAGCTCTCGCCCGATTGTTCGACGACTTCTTCGGACGGGAGTGA
- a CDS encoding MFS transporter — translation MERAALSSGMAERHDTPSRERAGAVPTLLLALACAIIAANIYYLQPLVAAVAQSVGLPDSAAGLVASMTQIGYGIGLVLIVPLADLVENRRLVAMVLGLSVVALASAALAPQASILLPATFAIGLGSVGVQLVVVYAAHLASELERGRVIGAVTSGLMFGIMVSRPVASALAELTSWRVVLGVGAFLTAAIALGLQRALPKRQPRSSETYRGLLASLPKLYRASPIVQWRTVIHCNLFFGFGLFWTAVPLVLLDRFQFSQSGIAVYALTGIASVLAAPVAGRLADRGHASIGTAVSIALVGTGFAAAILGMPEQGGVWLLAVASLLIGAGVTAHAVFGQRDVFSMPASNRARLNGVFMAAYFAAGAIGSAIAGLAYANWGWRMTCLLGVVTAGVAMVQFISSDHGTTYQ, via the coding sequence ATGGAAAGGGCCGCTTTGTCATCCGGCATGGCAGAACGCCACGACACCCCGAGCCGCGAGCGAGCGGGTGCCGTGCCGACCCTGCTGTTGGCACTCGCATGCGCTATCATCGCTGCCAACATCTACTATCTGCAGCCCCTCGTGGCGGCTGTTGCCCAGTCTGTCGGGCTTCCCGACAGTGCCGCCGGACTGGTCGCCAGCATGACCCAGATCGGCTACGGTATCGGCCTCGTTCTGATCGTGCCCCTTGCAGACCTGGTGGAGAACCGGCGGCTCGTCGCAATGGTCCTCGGCCTGTCGGTCGTTGCTCTGGCTTCGGCTGCCTTAGCGCCTCAAGCATCCATTCTTCTGCCCGCCACTTTCGCCATCGGGCTCGGTTCTGTCGGGGTGCAGCTCGTCGTCGTCTACGCGGCCCATCTTGCATCCGAACTGGAACGGGGGCGGGTCATCGGAGCCGTGACCTCCGGATTGATGTTCGGCATCATGGTGTCGCGTCCCGTCGCGAGCGCGCTGGCGGAGCTCACCTCGTGGCGCGTCGTGCTGGGTGTCGGGGCCTTCCTGACCGCAGCCATCGCGCTTGGTCTGCAACGGGCTCTCCCGAAGCGGCAACCACGCTCTTCCGAAACATATCGTGGCCTCCTGGCAAGTCTGCCCAAGCTCTATCGGGCAAGCCCGATCGTACAATGGCGGACCGTTATCCATTGCAACCTGTTCTTCGGATTCGGGCTATTCTGGACTGCCGTTCCTCTCGTCCTGCTGGACCGCTTCCAGTTCTCGCAGAGCGGCATTGCCGTGTACGCCCTGACCGGGATCGCCAGCGTGCTCGCCGCTCCGGTAGCCGGGCGTCTGGCCGACCGTGGCCATGCCTCGATCGGTACCGCCGTCTCGATCGCGCTCGTCGGGACAGGATTTGCCGCGGCGATCCTGGGAATGCCCGAGCAAGGCGGCGTGTGGCTGCTTGCCGTCGCCTCCCTGCTCATCGGGGCGGGTGTTACCGCTCACGCAGTGTTCGGGCAGCGCGACGTGTTCAGCATGCCCGCATCGAACCGAGCCCGGCTCAATGGAGTGTTCATGGCAGCCTACTTCGCTGCAGGCGCCATCGGCTCGGCCATTGCCGGCTTGGCATATGCGAATTGGGGCTGGCGCATGACCTGCTTGCTCGGCGTGGTCACGGCTGGCGTCGCGATGGTCCAGTTCATCAGTTCGGATCATGGCACGACCTATCAATGA
- a CDS encoding amidohydrolase family protein: protein MKLIGIEEHYLTADVRAAWAAASLAAIDPSVAIHSGEVERRLLDLADQRLTLMDETGLDVQVLSLTTPALHDLGPQGVDLARRANDAVAETCARHPDRFQALATLPVGSPDSAVLELERCVLQLGFQGTMLCGRIGDRNLDHPKFSPIFESAARLGVPILLHPRTPASAVRSAYYSGFTPEVDAAFAMYGLGWHYDAGIQFIRLVLAGIFDRLPGLQVILGHWGEVVLFYAERLAAMDRVSGLKHPIDSYLRRNLYVTASGMFSAEYLARALAIVGADRLLFSTDYPYQYRPGRDARRFLAECGLNDAGTAAFACGNWERLTQRVAL, encoded by the coding sequence ATGAAGCTGATCGGCATCGAGGAGCATTACCTGACGGCGGATGTGCGCGCTGCCTGGGCGGCCGCGTCGCTCGCCGCCATCGACCCGAGCGTCGCGATCCATTCAGGCGAGGTCGAGCGTCGTCTGCTCGATCTCGCCGACCAGCGGCTCACATTGATGGACGAGACGGGCCTCGATGTTCAGGTTCTCTCGCTCACCACCCCCGCGTTGCATGACCTGGGGCCGCAGGGCGTCGATCTGGCGCGCCGCGCCAATGACGCCGTGGCGGAAACCTGCGCCCGGCATCCCGATCGCTTCCAGGCACTGGCGACGCTGCCGGTTGGATCGCCAGACAGCGCGGTGCTGGAACTGGAGCGCTGCGTATTGCAGTTGGGTTTCCAGGGGACGATGCTGTGCGGGCGGATTGGTGACCGCAATCTCGACCATCCGAAGTTTTCGCCGATCTTCGAGAGCGCTGCGAGGCTCGGTGTGCCGATCCTGCTACACCCCCGCACGCCCGCTTCAGCGGTACGATCGGCCTACTACTCGGGCTTCACGCCGGAGGTGGATGCGGCCTTCGCGATGTACGGCCTTGGCTGGCACTACGACGCAGGCATCCAGTTCATCCGCCTTGTGCTGGCCGGCATCTTCGACCGCCTGCCTGGCCTGCAGGTGATCCTCGGCCACTGGGGCGAAGTCGTGCTGTTCTATGCCGAGCGCCTGGCGGCCATGGATCGAGTGTCAGGTCTGAAGCATCCTATCGACAGCTACCTGCGCCGCAATCTGTACGTCACTGCCAGCGGTATGTTCAGCGCCGAGTATCTGGCGCGTGCGCTCGCGATCGTCGGAGCGGATCGCCTGCTCTTTTCCACCGATTACCCCTACCAGTACCGACCCGGCCGCGACGCGCGGCGGTTTCTGGCGGAATGCGGGCTGAATGATGCAGGCACAGCGGCTTTTGCTTGCGGAAACTGGGAACGGCTGACCCAACGCGTCGCCCTATGA
- a CDS encoding SDR family oxidoreductase yields the protein MTEPLDKQPRTILLIGASRGLGHAMAVEFTKKGWHVVGTVREDGRTELNELAYAHPDQVTIECLDITEPDQIAALRDRLSDSVFDILFVNAGTANHDQAETIAETSTDEFVRVMVTNALGVMRTVEGLQDLVRPAGLIGVMSSGQGSIAGNEKGGHEVYRGSKAALNQYMRSYAARHVGDERALVLMAPGWVRTELGGPEARFSIEETIPELVDTLVKQQGTRGLRFIDRHGKSIPW from the coding sequence ATGACTGAACCCCTGGATAAACAACCCCGGACCATCCTGCTGATCGGCGCCTCCCGCGGGTTGGGACATGCAATGGCAGTCGAATTCACGAAGAAGGGCTGGCATGTCGTCGGCACGGTACGTGAGGACGGCCGAACCGAGTTGAACGAGCTCGCCTACGCCCATCCTGATCAGGTGACGATCGAATGCCTCGACATCACCGAGCCTGACCAGATCGCCGCTCTGCGAGACAGGCTTTCGGACAGTGTCTTCGACATATTGTTCGTGAACGCCGGCACCGCCAATCATGATCAGGCGGAGACCATTGCGGAAACCTCGACCGACGAGTTCGTGCGCGTCATGGTCACCAACGCGCTCGGCGTGATGCGGACGGTGGAAGGTTTGCAGGACCTTGTGCGCCCTGCCGGTCTGATTGGCGTCATGTCATCGGGCCAGGGCAGCATCGCCGGCAACGAGAAGGGCGGGCACGAGGTCTACCGGGGCAGCAAGGCCGCTCTCAACCAGTATATGCGCAGCTACGCCGCCCGCCACGTCGGCGACGAGCGGGCGCTGGTGCTGATGGCGCCGGGCTGGGTCCGTACGGAGCTCGGCGGTCCGGAAGCGCGTTTCAGCATCGAGGAAACGATCCCGGAACTGGTAGACACACTTGTGAAGCAGCAGGGCACGCGGGGCCTGCGCTTCATCGACCGGCACGGCAAATCCATACCCTGGTGA
- a CDS encoding LysR family transcriptional regulator, with product MKAIDLNLLVALDVLLEERSVTAAAKRLGLSPSATSRTLSRLRSAIGDPLLVQAGRSLVPTPYAEQLAGRVRTLAQDAKAVLMPAPGDVELDRLERTFTIRANEGFVALFAPAIIAAVTDAAPRVRLHFAPKPDKDAAPLRAGTIDLEIGTAGASAPEVRSQLLFRDRFVGAVRSEHPLLKEPVTLERYIAYGHVVTSRRGAWRGPVDDALLELGLRREIVAIVPSFPDALNVARHSDLVALVPRSCVADRGAIAGTVHGFDLPVPTPDLAISAMWHPRFDADAAHRWLRQQVMTTCRIELQRR from the coding sequence ATGAAAGCGATCGACCTGAACCTGCTTGTCGCGCTCGACGTGTTGCTGGAGGAGCGCAGCGTCACGGCGGCGGCCAAGCGCCTTGGCCTCAGCCCGTCGGCAACCAGTCGGACGCTGTCGCGGTTGCGTTCCGCGATCGGTGATCCGCTACTGGTACAGGCGGGACGTTCGCTGGTGCCGACGCCCTATGCCGAGCAACTGGCCGGGCGGGTCCGAACACTGGCCCAAGACGCCAAAGCGGTGTTGATGCCCGCCCCCGGCGATGTGGAGCTGGATCGCCTGGAGAGGACGTTCACCATCCGCGCCAATGAAGGCTTCGTGGCCCTGTTTGCTCCGGCCATCATCGCCGCCGTCACCGACGCAGCTCCGCGCGTTCGCCTGCACTTCGCACCCAAGCCCGACAAAGACGCGGCTCCGTTGCGCGCGGGGACAATCGATCTGGAAATCGGAACGGCGGGCGCGTCCGCGCCGGAAGTGCGCAGCCAACTCCTCTTCCGGGACCGGTTCGTTGGCGCAGTACGGTCGGAGCACCCTCTGCTGAAGGAACCGGTGACCCTGGAGCGCTACATCGCCTATGGACACGTCGTAACCTCGCGACGGGGTGCGTGGCGGGGCCCCGTGGACGACGCTCTGCTCGAACTCGGCCTACGGCGCGAGATCGTCGCGATTGTTCCGAGCTTTCCCGATGCGCTCAACGTTGCGCGTCATTCAGACCTTGTCGCGCTCGTGCCGCGCTCCTGTGTCGCCGATCGCGGTGCAATTGCCGGCACCGTTCACGGGTTCGACCTGCCGGTGCCCACGCCAGATCTGGCGATCAGTGCCATGTGGCACCCACGCTTCGATGCCGACGCGGCGCACCGTTGGCTGAGACAGCAGGTCATGACAACCTGCCGAATTGAGCTTCAGCGTAGGTGA
- the trpS gene encoding tryptophan--tRNA ligase → MLSTTDTRTIILTGDRTTGPLHLGHYVGSLRNRVALQTIHEQYVLLADAQALTDNADDPAKIRHNVLEVALDYLAVGIDPELTTICVQSALPALAELTLLYLNFVSVARLERNPTIKDEIQIRGFGRDIPAGFLCYPAAQAADITAFRATLIPVGEDQVPIIEQTNELVRRLNRQSGRELLPEAKAFVSKTGRLPGVDGKSKMSKSQGNAIPLSASDSDIEAAVRRMYTDSNHLRASDPGRVEGNVVFTYLDAFDPAVDEVADLKSRYRTGGLGDMVLKRRLAAILREVVGPIRERRAELARDPDFVMDVLRTGTTKSRATTERTRELVVDGLGLFRLDW, encoded by the coding sequence ATGCTTTCGACAACCGATACGCGAACGATCATCTTGACCGGGGACCGGACCACCGGACCTCTTCATCTCGGCCACTACGTCGGCTCCTTGCGCAACCGTGTCGCCTTGCAGACGATACATGAGCAGTACGTTCTGCTTGCCGACGCTCAAGCTCTCACGGACAACGCGGACGATCCCGCCAAAATTCGGCACAACGTCCTCGAGGTTGCCCTGGATTATCTGGCGGTCGGGATCGATCCGGAGTTGACGACGATCTGCGTCCAATCGGCTCTTCCGGCACTGGCCGAATTGACGCTCCTCTACCTCAACTTCGTCTCAGTCGCGCGCCTCGAACGGAATCCGACCATCAAGGACGAGATTCAAATACGCGGCTTCGGCCGCGACATCCCGGCAGGCTTCCTTTGCTATCCCGCCGCACAGGCGGCCGACATCACTGCGTTCCGAGCGACACTCATTCCCGTCGGTGAGGATCAAGTGCCGATCATCGAGCAGACGAACGAGCTAGTGCGCCGCTTGAACCGTCAATCAGGACGAGAGTTGCTGCCGGAAGCGAAGGCCTTCGTATCGAAAACCGGGCGACTTCCCGGCGTCGACGGCAAAAGCAAGATGAGTAAGTCGCAAGGCAACGCCATCCCTCTTTCCGCGAGCGATAGCGATATCGAGGCGGCGGTGCGGCGCATGTATACGGACTCGAACCATCTGCGCGCTTCCGACCCGGGACGGGTGGAGGGAAACGTCGTTTTTACCTACCTCGACGCCTTCGATCCGGCAGTGGACGAAGTAGCCGATTTGAAATCGCGCTACCGGACGGGCGGGCTCGGCGACATGGTGCTCAAGCGGCGCTTGGCGGCCATCCTACGAGAGGTCGTTGGGCCAATCCGCGAGCGACGTGCTGAACTCGCACGCGATCCGGACTTTGTCATGGACGTCCTTCGCACCGGAACGACGAAAAGCCGGGCTACGACTGAGCGTACCAGAGAACTCGTTGTGGACGGCCTAGGCTTGTTCAGGCTCGACTGGTGA
- a CDS encoding AraC family transcriptional regulator, with protein MPSIPLPFVISLVLCLLLVRMGRQNDGRLGLFPLLVGAFAVQAALSGLNWSLGWHPVRLVQPILAAVLPALAFVAFDHLRRSGKPEPARLWPHLAPALLVSVLVALRREPIDLVLFAVYLGYGIALLRMSRAGPAALVAARIGDENVAHRALVALGSLLIATAFIDAAVSLDLAFGGGRLAGTILTVSGVLWLAAAGYAATAAEGSRPASEPDGIQDVPASPAATIDGGIDSGPPPEDAAIVARIDRLMREHHLYRDPDLTLERLARRAGTPARQISAALNRIHGRNVSQIVNEYRVAEARKRLVETREPVTTVMLESGFGTKSNFNREFLRVTGMSPSAYRQSNGSIPGEATSAPGRGSSAAAS; from the coding sequence ATGCCGTCGATCCCGTTGCCGTTCGTCATTTCCCTGGTCCTGTGCCTTCTCCTCGTCCGCATGGGCCGGCAGAATGACGGGAGGCTCGGCCTGTTCCCGCTGCTCGTCGGCGCCTTCGCCGTTCAGGCGGCTCTGTCCGGACTGAACTGGAGCCTCGGCTGGCATCCGGTTCGCCTCGTGCAGCCGATCCTCGCGGCCGTTCTGCCCGCTCTCGCCTTCGTCGCGTTCGACCATCTGCGCCGGAGCGGCAAGCCCGAGCCGGCCCGGCTCTGGCCGCATCTCGCACCTGCCCTTCTTGTTTCGGTCCTCGTCGCCCTCCGGCGCGAGCCGATCGACCTCGTCCTCTTCGCCGTCTATCTCGGCTACGGCATCGCGCTCCTGCGGATGAGCCGAGCCGGGCCGGCCGCGCTGGTCGCGGCGCGTATCGGCGACGAAAATGTCGCCCATCGAGCGCTCGTCGCGCTCGGCTCGCTTCTCATCGCCACCGCCTTCATCGATGCCGCCGTCTCCCTCGACCTCGCCTTCGGTGGCGGGCGGCTCGCCGGCACGATCCTGACAGTTTCCGGCGTCCTGTGGCTCGCCGCCGCCGGCTATGCCGCGACCGCCGCCGAGGGCAGTCGCCCCGCATCCGAACCGGACGGCATACAGGACGTGCCGGCATCGCCTGCGGCAACGATCGACGGGGGGATCGATTCCGGACCACCGCCGGAGGATGCCGCCATCGTCGCGCGGATCGATCGCCTGATGCGCGAGCACCATCTCTATCGCGACCCGGACCTGACGCTCGAACGCCTCGCCCGCCGCGCCGGCACCCCGGCCCGCCAGATATCGGCGGCGTTGAATCGCATCCATGGCCGCAACGTCTCGCAAATCGTCAACGAGTACCGTGTGGCGGAGGCGCGCAAGCGCCTCGTCGAGACGCGCGAACCGGTGACGACCGTGATGCTGGAATCAGGCTTCGGCACGAAGTCGAACTTCAATCGCGAGTTCCTGCGCGTCACGGGCATGAGCCCGAGCGCCTACCGGCAGTCCAACGGCAGCATCCCCGGCGAAGCGACCTCCGCGCCGGGGAGGGGATCGTCCGCAGCCGCGTCCTGA